The Theileria annulata chromosome 3, complete sequence, *** SEQUENCING IN PROGRESS *** genome has a segment encoding these proteins:
- a CDS encoding uncharacterized protein (note;~Tap-24g11.q1c.cand.50 - score = 63.99;~3 probable transmembrane helices predicted for TA05400 by TMHMM2.0 at aa 649-668, 689-711 and 726-748), with protein MGSFDGLTESKFVDDMSHFDTKQDENNSKKFEISSFEGISTFSENMKLSDRVEDNDNKMVGGISGEPLKIKPTVEDYQFDDRENCNWSLEVRTSINTTRTQEEGNGIGNGGEDCETVKGISDSPDLMNLTPDPEKICSDFKNSTPEEERSENVSEPEIKKSNVPENSEQELSNPEPESIIECESSENLEKKMIKSKNQYEQEDDENEEIQEESKVCSSNGNWGNVDEENFDNEEIFSLQDEQPLTSNNRSMFESKEFKVIEVTEKTTPTSQLDEKNGSKATGEPEVIVSSPAVTYHSPENEFSSPVDEDYEKISSFNSYQYNSYEPGLEVTEHEIDVMACEDDQDDELKTIKKRSMNENMVCYKKENSITIISRNDSINRLDKGCKSECKKVDRWEDSEINSSTTIEIEEGETETKATKTRKAIQKFNTFFSAVKWAFLKSSLLFLVFFWLISMIYGSLSLSSNDWLVNTVAYKCGEITGHSYTFLGPYGLSRKDIAYLKDGAKLTLTRGLIYYNEIINKGYKDPEEQPPNREDGGDRGKCLVGDEGKLDDSECELPADLSMRHEGGMELSSDEEKARRIIMSTNEKINIYSQCGHERKFIKKSCCFRDMCAVGNLNESDTSYFKSLYGPTVYDIHYSEFENFDKGGQAIWYTGIVSLIFLFLAVVMVSERLMNDKVELTIRLAMRNMANILWIISVFLSVTAFFLWRYFSGGSVCVDELGKSRPCQYYYATYFFLIHIFSSLLGLVSYTANCIAGSRIVNTIRRI; from the coding sequence ATGGGATCGTTCGACGGATTAACTGAAAGTAAATTTGTAGACGACATGAGTCATTTTGACACAAAACAAGACGAAAATAACTCTAAAAAATTCGAAATTTCGTCTTTCGAAGGAATCTCAACTTTTAGTGAGAATATGAAGCTCAGTGATAGAGTTGAAGATAACGATAATAAGATGGTAGGGGGAATAAGCGGTGAACCCCTCAAAATAAAACCAACTGTAGAAGATTATCAATTTGATGATAGAGAAAATTGTAATTGGTCATTAGAGGTCAGAACCAGCATTAACACAACAAGAACACAAGAAGAAGGCAATGGTATTGGAAACGGAGGCGAAGATTGTGAAACGGTCAAGGGAATTTCAGATAGTCCCGATCTGATGAATTTAACACCTGATCCGGAAAAAATATGTtctgattttaaaaattcgACACCAGAAGAGGAGAGATCTGAAAATGTATCAGAAccagaaattaaaaaatcaaatgttCCAGAAAATTCAGAGCAAGAATTATCCAATCCAGAACCAGAAAGTATCATTGAATGTGAAAGTAGtgaaaatttagaaaaaaagatgataaaatcaaaaaatcAGTACGAACAggaagatgatgaaaatgaagaaatcCAAGAGGAATCCAAAGTATGCAGTTCAAATGGAAATTGGGGAAATGtagatgaagaaaattttgacAACGAAGAAATATTCAGTTTACAAGATGAACAACCTTTAACATCCAATAATAGAAGTATGTTTGAAAGCAAAGAATTCAAAGTGATTGAAGTCACAGAAAAAACTACACCTACAAGCCAATTGGATGAAAAGAACGGTTCAAAAGCCACAGGGGAACCAGAAGTGATTGTTTCAAGTCCAGCAGTAACATACCATAGCCctgaaaatgaattttcaaGTCCAGTAGATGAAGATTACGAGAAGATTAGCTCATTTAACTCATACCAATACAACTCTTACGAGCCTGGATTGGAAGTAACTGAGCATGAAATAGATGTAATGGCATGTGAAGATGATCAGGACGATGAGCTAAAAACAATCAAAAAAAGGTCAATGAACGAGAATATGGTGTGCTACAAGAAAGAAAACTCAATCACCATTATTTCCAGGAATGACTCGATCAATCGCCTGGACAAGGGTTGCAAGTCTGAATGTAAAAAGGTAGATAGGTGGGAGGATAGTGAAATTAATTCCAGTACTACAATTGAGATTGAGGAGGGAGAAACAGAAACAAAGGCTACGAAAACAAGGAAGGCAATTCAGAAGTTTAACACATTCTTTTCAGCTGTGAAGTGGGCCTTTCTGAAAAGTTCTTTGTTGTTTCTGGTTTTCTTCTGGCTCATCTCGATGATATATGGGTCACTGAGTCTGAGTTCAAATGACTGGCTGGTGAACACAGTTGCGTACAAATGCGGTGAAATCACAGGCCACAGTTACACGTTCTTGGGGCCTTATGGACTCAGTAGAAAGGACATTGCATACCTGAAGGATGGAGCTAAATTAACACTCACGAGGGgtctaatttattacaatgaaattattaacaagGGGTACAAGGACCCGGAAGAACAACCTCCAAATCGAGAAGATGGAGGGGATCGAGGAAAATGTTTAGTTGGTGATGAAGGCAAACTTGATGATTCGGAGTGTGAACTTCCAGCTGATTTATCAATGAGGCATGAAGGTGGAATGGAATTATCCTCAGATGAGGAGAAGGCGAGGAGGATAATAATGAGCACTAACGAgaaaattaacatttacTCCCAGTGCGGCCACGAGAGGAAATTCATCAAGAAGTCATGCTGTTTCAGAGATATGTGCGCTGTAGGCAACTTAAATGAGAGTGACACAAGCTACTTCAAGTCACTGTACGGACCAACGGTTTACGACATCCATTACAGCGAGTTTGAGAACTTTGACAAGGGTGGACAGGCAATCTGGTACACGGGAATAGTTTCACTGATCTTTCTTTTCCTGGCCGTTGTAATGGTCTCTGAAAGACTAATGAACGACAAGGTCGAGCTCACAATAAGACTCGCCATGAGAAACATGGCAAACATCCTGTGGATAATCAGCGTTTTCCTCTCAGTCACTGCCTTCTTCCTCTGGCGGTATTTCTCTGGCGGATCAGTCTGCGTTGACGAGCTTGGAAAATCTAGACCCTGCCAATACTACTACGCAACCTACTTTTTCCTTATACACATCTTCTCAAGCTTACTTGGGCTAGTTTCTTACACTGCTAATTGCATCGCCGGATCACGCATAGTAAACACCATTCGCAGAATCTAA
- a CDS encoding uncharacterized protein (note;~Tap-24g11.q1c.C.cand.206 - score = 22.44), protein MGDDLDYWESYKDSDDDVNASENDNNLDELSDRLKSQKLSEDSDLHFTNDLFAGYSKVKEESSDNLFSSNLKQIGNFQRFIYTYLALADPYSQIELKCLKDCETLSKKLSQKIETSPAKSAVWLQFLDILLQSCEKKMELKDLQTLKRKVENFIKNKENAHRDKSLNKKKPNDVGTSKNYQDELDMLYGELSDTDEVSFFMVQN, encoded by the exons ATGGGCGACGACCTGGACTACTGGGAGTCTTACAAAGATTCCGACGACGATGTTAATg cttctgaaaatgataataatcTAGACGAATTATCAGACCGATTAAAATCCCAGAA GTTAAGTGAAGATTCTGATCTTCATTTTACTAACGATTTATTTGCCGGCTATAGCAAGGTTAAGGAAGAATCATCGGATAACTTATTCTCATCCAATCTAAAGCAGATAGGTAATTTTCAACGgtttatttacacatattTAGCACTTGCTGATCCTTATTCTCAAATTGAGCTCAAATGTTTAAAAGACTGTGAAACTCTTTCTAAAAAACTTTCACAAAAAATTGAAACCAGCCCA GCCAAAAGTGCAGTTTGGCTTCAGTTTTTGGACATTCTTTTGCAATCTTGCGAAAAGAAGATGGAACTCAAGGACTTACAAACTTTAAAACGCAAAGTTGAGAACTTTATCAAGAATAAAGAAAACGCTCATCGGGACAAATCTCTGAATAAAAAGAAGCCCAATG ACGTTGGAACAAGTAAAAACTACCAGGACGAGCTGGACATGCTTTACGGCGAACTTAGCGACACTGACGAAGTTAGTTTTTTTATGGTACAAAATTAA
- a CDS encoding uncharacterized protein (note;~Tap-24g11.q1c.cand.51 - score = 12.73;~1 probable transmembrane helix predicted for TA05405 by TMHMM2.0 at aa 156-178) gives MLSPNVKTLFERIKARVNCKNVKFSKPPLTPETSVHTPSRYSVGGLREHGEWLSTFSEIKRTFDRENMDINLIFATKTGESFIKSLSDRVYSLNPADIYEILLSLHIFNAKLEHFEAILLNELKDSLDDLTTLQLFELPTLTTRMDESFSKKFEQVLFTTFIAGASYSLIYSMYFITYR, from the exons ATGCTATCTCCCAATGTAAAGACTCTTTTTGAGAGGATTAAGGCTCGTGTGAACTGTAAAAACGTAAAGTTCAGTAAACCGCCCTTAACACCCGAAACCAGCGTTCACACCCCTAGCAGGTACTCAGTGGGAGGACTCAGAGAACATGGAGAATGGCTTTCGACATTTTCAGAGATAAAAAGGACCTTTGACAGGGAAAATATGGATATTAACTTGATTTTTGCAACTAAAACTGGAGAATCCTTCATAAAGAGCCTCTCAGACAGAGTTTACTCACTCAATCCAGCTGATATTTACGAGATTCTGCTTTCTCTACATATATTCAAT GCCAAATTAGAACATTTTGAAGCAATTCTTTTAAACGAATTAAAAGATTCTCTTGACGATCTCACTACTCTCCAGCTATTCGAGCTTCCAACACTAACTACACGAATGGATGAAAGTTTctctaaaaaatttgaaCAGGTGCTGTTTACGACATTTATAGCTGGCGCTTCATATTCACTTATCTACTCaatgtattttattacGTATAGGTGA